A section of the Harmonia axyridis chromosome 2, icHarAxyr1.1, whole genome shotgun sequence genome encodes:
- the LOC123672584 gene encoding uncharacterized protein LOC123672584 has translation MVIHLSYILINILCILYTNAQIVIKDAGIARIQPTDIGMIFYLTLENICPSEMYISVRGVKCCEVNTLTGGKDCESMKLMGGDPGILCAGRTKNVTLIYPNLYLFGRQGSCTVLVVFKVGMVTDHFFHKIRFNTKGSFEDFSVKRCPCYTPDLDPFRNCTPVDCPIKYSGHRNYFNAFTKYCEPVPYCKSIPGSYMPEEMYDILHNRCVDIHCTVTTSDVALIENRGIPTCPVPYVLGNMICHHGCIDKKTGECICHDKWLSTVSNEPEFVPSLISSHMCNIKTGSWTELNKDKLLLTILVMVVMTSLCILKLFFLICILHFCYKWARSRAKGEKKSMTQFGFGKDYGTICPGHSSCSKTSCKKVQHSRKSRSKSRERSCIRNLFSSPPRKQVCCRSQGALAKAILSDKCFQLDVCPCPCPDVGVIAAAECACKEQTTDRPRSRPASLQTGPSSNSKESLLSDESESESSSGACSCESTDESVNEKSPNTYFTTTYTTGFYSSTHETKGTSSGGNESTTQTLSNFSINMEYDTEDLELECSSSSEK, from the exons atggttatacatttatcttatattttaataaatatattatgtaTTCTGTATACTAATGCTCAAATTGTTATAAAG GACGCCGGTATTGCAAGAATACAACCTACAGATATTGGAATGATATTTT ATTTAACATTAGAAAACATTTGTCCGTCAGAGATGTATATTTCAGTCAGAGGTGTGAAGTGTTGTGAGGTGAACACTTTAACTGGCGGTAAAGACTGTGAATCTATGAAACTCATGGGAGGCGACCCTGGTATCCTTTGTGCAGGGAGAACAAAAAACGTTACTTTGATCTATCCCAATTTG tatttattcGGCAGACAAGGGTCCTGCACCGTCCTTGTCGTTTTCAAAGTAGGCATGGTGACCGATCATTTCTTCCACAAGATCCGCTTCAATACGAAGGGTAGTTTTGAGG ACTTCTCGGTCAAGAGATGCCCCTGCTACACCCCTGATCTAGACCCTTTCAGGAACTGCACTCCTGTAGACTGTCCCATCAAGTATTCAGGCCACCGGAACTATTTCAACGCTTTCACGAAATACTGCGAACCTGTACCTTATTGTAAATCTATTCCTGGAAGCTATATGCCCGAAGAG ATGTACGATATCCTGCACAACAGATGCGTCGACATCCATTGCACGGTGACCACATCAGATGTGGCTCTGATCGAGAACCGAGGTATACCGACGTGTCCAGTGCCGTACGTCCTG GGTAACATGATATGTCATCACGGGTGCATCGACAAGAAAACGGGGGAGTGTATCTGCCACGACAAATGGTTATCGACCGTCAGCAACGAACCGGAATTCGTGCCTAGCCTGATATCTTCCCATATGTGCAACATCAAGACCGGAAGTTGGACGGAACTGAATAAGGACAAATTGTTGTTGACGATCCTCGTGATGGTG GTGATGACATCCCTCTGCATCCTCAAACTCTTCTTTCTGATATGCATACTGCACTTCTGCTACAAATGGGCCAGATCGAGAGCCAAAGGAGAGAAGAAATCGATGACACAATTTGGGTTTGGTAAAGATTACGGCACGATATGTCCTGGTCACTCCAGCTGCAGCAAGACAAGTTGTAAAAAGGTACAACATTCCAGGAAATCTCGAAGTAAAAGTAGGGAGAGAAGCTGTATCCGCAACCTCTTCAGCTCGCCGCCACGAAAGCAGGTCTGCTGCAGGTCCCAAGGGGCCCTTGCCAAAGCAATATTGTCCGATAAATGTTTTCAATTAGATGTGTGTCCATGTCCATGTCCAGACGTTGGCGTGATAGCAGCAGCCGAATGTGCCTGCAAAGAACAGACCACGGATAGGCCACGATCTAGGCCGGCTTCGTTGCAAACTGGCCCTTCGAGTAACTCTAAGGAATCTCTGCTGAGCGACGAGTCAGAGTCCGAGTCATCATCGGGCGCTTGTAGTTGTGAGTCAACAGACGAGAGTGTCAACGAAAAAAGTCCGAACACATATTTCACAACCACGTACACCACTGGTTTCTACTCCTCGACCCACGAAACCAAAGGGACTTCTTCCGGTGGCAACGAGTCGACTACTCAGACTCTTTCGAATTTTTCCATCAATATGGAATATGACACGGAGGATCTGGAGTTGGAATGCTCCTCGTCCAGTGAGAAGTGA